The genomic region ACCACACCACTCATCTCTGCAAGGCTTTACCTCCCTAAATCCGCCACACCCGAGTCAACCGGCAAGTTCCCTCTTCTTATTTACTTTCACGGCGGTGGCTTCTGCAATGGAAGTGCCTTCTCTCCCACTTATCACAACCACCTCAACTTATTAGTCTCCGAGGCCAATGTTGTTGCTGTGTCTGTGGAGTATAGATTGGTGCCGGAGCACCCTCTTCCGGCTGCCTATGAGGATTCATGGGCTGCTGTAAAATGGGTGGAAACCCATTTCGCCGGAACGGGCCCGGAAGAGTGGCTGAACCAGCATGCAGATTTGAACCGGGTTTTCTTTTCAGGTGATAGTGCAGGGGCTAACATAGCTCACCAAATGGGTTTGAAAGTTGGGACCGAGAAGTTGGTGGGTTTTAAGCTGAATGGGATTGTTCTAGTGCATCCCTACTTTTGGGGTGAAGAACCAATAGGGGGAGAGCTAGCTTTGGCTGAGAATACTAGAAAGATGTTGGCTGATTTGTGGAGGTTTTGTTACCCTTTA from Fragaria vesca subsp. vesca linkage group LG3, FraVesHawaii_1.0, whole genome shotgun sequence harbors:
- the LOC101302144 gene encoding probable carboxylesterase 12-like, with product MSDEVAHDFYPIIRVYKDGRIDRLWDTSPVPATIDPQTSVQSKDVVISTTPLISARLYLPKSATPESTGKFPLLIYFHGGGFCNGSAFSPTYHNHLNLLVSEANVVAVSVEYRLVPEHPLPAAYEDSWAAVKWVETHFAGTGPEEWLNQHADLNRVFFSGDSAGANIAHQMGLKVGTEKLVGFKLNGIVLVHPYFWGEEPIGGELALAENTRKMLADLWRFCYPLTSGTDDPFLNPGKDPKLAELGCGKVLVCVAEKDSVKDRGLYYSEVSEVLKKSGWNGVVEVMEAKEEDHVFHLIDNSCDNARTMLKKVVSFMN